In one Bordetella pertussis 18323 genomic region, the following are encoded:
- the gabT gene encoding 4-aminobutyrate--2-oxoglutarate transaminase — translation MDNAELTRRKEAATPRGVGVMCNFYADRAENAELWDTEGRRYIDFAGGIAVLNTGHRHPQLMQALQAQMSRFTHTAYQIVPYASYIQLAERINQLAPGDFAKKTALFTTGAEAVENAVKIARAATGRPAVVAFGAAFHGRTLLGMALTGKVVPYKVGFGPFPADIYHVPYPNALHGVSTDDALAALGTLFKTDVDPRRVAAIIIEPVQGEGGFNICPPAFMQALRALCDDHGILLIADEVQTGFGRTGKLFAMEHYGVAADLTAMAKSLAGGMPLSAVCGRAEVMDAPPPGGLGGTYAGNPLAVAAALEVIRIIETEDLLARGTRLGHQLRDHLEAQRHDAPEIAEVRALGAMVAVEFRQPGSDAPSPEFARQVQARALEQGLLLLTCGSDGNVIRFLFPLTIPEAVMREALDILARTLRGQNA, via the coding sequence ATGGACAACGCAGAACTGACCCGCCGCAAGGAGGCCGCCACGCCGCGCGGCGTGGGCGTGATGTGCAACTTCTACGCGGACCGCGCCGAGAACGCCGAACTGTGGGATACCGAAGGCCGCCGCTACATCGACTTCGCCGGCGGCATCGCCGTGCTCAACACCGGCCATCGCCATCCGCAGCTGATGCAGGCGCTGCAGGCGCAGATGAGCCGCTTCACCCACACGGCCTACCAGATCGTCCCGTACGCCAGCTATATCCAGCTGGCCGAACGGATCAACCAGCTCGCGCCGGGCGATTTCGCCAAGAAGACCGCCCTCTTCACCACGGGAGCCGAGGCGGTCGAGAACGCCGTCAAGATCGCCCGCGCGGCCACCGGCCGGCCCGCCGTCGTCGCCTTCGGCGCGGCGTTCCACGGCCGCACGCTGCTGGGCATGGCCCTGACCGGCAAGGTCGTGCCGTACAAAGTGGGCTTCGGTCCGTTTCCGGCCGACATCTACCATGTGCCGTATCCGAACGCGCTGCACGGGGTATCCACCGATGACGCGCTGGCGGCCCTGGGCACCCTGTTCAAGACCGACGTGGACCCGCGCCGCGTGGCGGCCATCATCATCGAGCCGGTACAGGGCGAGGGCGGTTTCAATATCTGCCCGCCGGCCTTCATGCAGGCGCTGCGCGCCCTGTGCGACGACCACGGCATCCTGCTGATCGCCGACGAAGTCCAGACCGGCTTCGGCCGCACCGGCAAGCTGTTCGCGATGGAACACTACGGCGTGGCGGCCGACCTGACCGCCATGGCCAAGAGCCTGGCCGGCGGCATGCCGCTGTCGGCGGTGTGCGGCCGCGCCGAGGTCATGGACGCGCCGCCGCCGGGCGGCCTGGGCGGCACCTATGCCGGCAATCCGCTGGCGGTGGCCGCCGCGCTGGAGGTGATCCGCATCATCGAGACCGAGGACCTGCTGGCGCGCGGCACGCGCCTGGGCCACCAGTTACGCGACCACCTGGAGGCGCAGCGCCACGACGCCCCCGAGATAGCCGAGGTGCGGGCGCTGGGCGCCATGGTGGCGGTGGAGTTCCGCCAGCCCGGCAGCGATGCGCCCAGCCCCGAATTCGCGCGCCAGGTCCAGGCCCGCGCGCTCGAACAAGGGTTGCTGCTGTTGACCTGCGGCAGCGACGGCAACGTCATCCGCTTTCTTTTCCCGCTGACGATCCCGGAGGCGGTCATGCGCGAAGCGCTGGACATCCTGGCCCGGACGTTGCGCGGCCAGAACGCTTGA
- a CDS encoding IS481-like element IS481 family transposase, giving the protein MNTHKHARLTFLRRLEMVQQLIAHQVCVPEAARAHGVTAPTVRKWLGRFLAQGQAGLADASSRPTVSPRAIAPAKALAIVELRRKRLTQARIAQALGVSASTVSRVLARAGLSHLADLEPAEPVVRYEHQAPGDLLHIDIKKLGRIQRPGHRVTGNRRDTVEGAGWDFVFVAIDDHARVAFTDIHPDERFPSAVQFLKDAVAYYQRLGVTIQRLLTDNGSAFRSRAFAALCHELGIKHRFTRPYRPQTNGKAERFIQSALREWAYAHTYQNSQHRADAMKSWLHHYNWHRPHQGIGRAVPISRLNLDEYNLLTVHT; this is encoded by the coding sequence ATGAACACCCATAAGCATGCCCGATTGACCTTCCTACGTCGACTCGAAATGGTCCAGCAATTGATCGCCCATCAAGTTTGTGTGCCTGAAGCGGCCCGCGCCCATGGGGTCACCGCGCCGACTGTGCGCAAATGGCTGGGCCGCTTCCTGGCTCAGGGCCAGGCGGGCTTGGCCGATGCGTCCTCGCGCCCGACGGTCTCGCCCCGAGCGATTGCGCCGGCCAAGGCGCTGGCTATCGTGGAGCTGCGCCGCAAGCGGCTGACCCAAGCGCGCATCGCCCAGGCGCTGGGCGTGTCAGCCAGCACCGTCAGCCGCGTCCTGGCCCGCGCCGGTCTGTCGCACCTGGCCGACCTGGAGCCGGCCGAGCCGGTGGTGCGCTACGAGCATCAGGCCCCCGGCGATCTGCTGCACATCGACATCAAGAAGCTGGGACGTATCCAGCGCCCTGGCCACCGGGTCACGGGCAACCGACGCGATACCGTTGAGGGGGCCGGCTGGGACTTCGTCTTCGTGGCCATCGATGACCACGCCCGCGTGGCCTTCACCGACATCCACCCCGACGAGCGCTTCCCCAGCGCCGTCCAGTTCCTCAAGGACGCAGTGGCCTACTACCAGCGCCTGGGCGTGACCATCCAGCGCTTGCTCACCGACAATGGCTCGGCCTTTCGCAGCCGCGCCTTCGCCGCGCTGTGCCATGAGCTGGGCATCAAGCACCGCTTTACCCGACCTTACCGCCCACAGACCAATGGCAAGGCCGAACGCTTCATCCAGTCGGCCTTGCGTGAGTGGGCTTACGCTCACACCTACCAGAACTCCCAACACCGAGCCGATGCCATGAAATCCTGGCTACACCACTACAACTGGCATCGACCCCACCAAGGCATCGGGCGCGCTGTACCCATCTCCAGACTCAACCTGGACGAATACAACCTATTGACAGTTCACACCTAG
- a CDS encoding ABC transporter ATP-binding protein, which translates to MTMNDQETLLSVRDLTIALPRGGDREYAVRDVSYDIRVGEILCIVGESGSGKSMSANAIMGLLPDYLQPQGGQILFRGKDLLRQDEATLLSMRGKDMAMIFQEPLSALNPLMTVGEQIGEVMRVHDAYPGPQRQRRVLELLAFVGLPDPAVLCDVYPFRLSGGQRQRVMIAMALALEPALLIADEPTTALDVTTQAQILALIARIQKEKGMGVMFVTHDFGVVAEIAHRVAVMEQGILVEQGPAEEVLNRPQHPYTRRLIAAVPHRRADARPPVAQDAPVLAVDKLCKTYVTGHGWFGKKRVVRAVDEVSFEVRRGETLGIVGESGSGKSTIGKCLLKLIGIDGGKLVFNGRDIAGLSESQFRPLRKDIQMIFQDPFASLNPRQTLGRIISDGPVANGKTRAQAEARARELLTLVGLDPSAFDRYPNQFSGGQRQRIGIARALALEPQVLVADESVSALDVSVQAQVLQLLHELQQRLRIALIFITHDLRVAAQICNAVLVMHRGKVVEYGTPAQIFDQPQNPYTQQLIAAVPGQHWDPTKAQTA; encoded by the coding sequence ATGACCATGAACGACCAAGAGACCCTGCTTTCGGTACGCGACCTGACCATTGCGCTGCCGCGCGGCGGCGACCGCGAATACGCCGTGCGCGATGTGTCCTACGACATCCGCGTCGGGGAGATCCTGTGCATCGTCGGCGAGTCCGGCTCGGGCAAGTCGATGAGCGCCAACGCCATCATGGGCCTGCTGCCCGACTACCTCCAGCCGCAGGGCGGCCAGATCCTGTTCCGCGGCAAGGACCTGCTGCGGCAGGACGAGGCCACCCTGCTGTCGATGCGCGGCAAGGACATGGCCATGATCTTCCAGGAGCCGCTGTCGGCCCTCAATCCGCTGATGACCGTGGGCGAGCAGATCGGCGAAGTCATGCGCGTGCACGACGCCTACCCCGGTCCGCAACGCCAGCGCCGCGTGCTCGAGCTGCTGGCGTTCGTCGGCCTGCCCGACCCGGCCGTCCTGTGCGACGTGTACCCATTCCGCCTGTCCGGCGGCCAGCGCCAGCGCGTGATGATCGCCATGGCCCTGGCGCTCGAGCCGGCCCTGCTGATCGCCGATGAGCCGACCACCGCCCTGGATGTCACCACCCAGGCGCAGATCCTCGCCCTGATCGCCCGGATCCAGAAGGAAAAGGGCATGGGCGTGATGTTCGTCACGCACGACTTCGGCGTGGTGGCCGAGATCGCCCATCGGGTGGCGGTGATGGAACAAGGCATCCTGGTCGAGCAAGGTCCGGCCGAGGAAGTCCTCAACCGCCCGCAACACCCGTATACGCGCCGCCTGATCGCCGCCGTCCCGCACCGGCGCGCCGACGCCCGCCCCCCGGTGGCGCAGGACGCGCCGGTACTGGCGGTCGACAAGCTGTGCAAGACCTATGTCACCGGCCATGGCTGGTTCGGCAAGAAGCGGGTGGTGCGCGCGGTCGACGAGGTCAGCTTCGAGGTGCGCCGCGGCGAAACGCTGGGCATCGTCGGCGAATCCGGTTCGGGCAAGTCCACCATCGGCAAATGCCTGCTCAAGCTGATCGGCATCGACGGCGGCAAGCTGGTGTTCAACGGGCGCGATATCGCCGGATTGTCCGAAAGCCAGTTCCGGCCGCTGCGCAAGGACATCCAGATGATTTTCCAAGATCCGTTCGCCTCGCTCAACCCGCGCCAGACCCTGGGCCGCATCATCAGCGACGGCCCGGTCGCCAACGGCAAGACGCGCGCCCAGGCCGAAGCCCGCGCGCGCGAACTGCTGACCCTGGTGGGGCTCGATCCCTCGGCCTTCGACCGCTATCCCAACCAGTTCTCCGGCGGCCAGCGCCAGCGCATCGGCATCGCGCGCGCCCTGGCGCTGGAGCCGCAGGTGCTGGTGGCCGACGAGTCGGTTTCGGCGCTGGACGTGTCGGTGCAGGCGCAGGTGCTGCAGCTGCTGCACGAATTGCAGCAGCGCCTGCGCATCGCGCTGATCTTCATCACCCACGATCTGCGCGTGGCGGCGCAGATCTGCAATGCCGTGCTGGTCATGCACCGCGGCAAGGTGGTGGAGTACGGCACCCCCGCGCAGATTTTCGACCAGCCGCAGAACCCTTATACGCAGCAGTTGATCGCCGCCGTTCCCGGCCAGCACTGGGACCCGACCAAGGCGCAGACCGCCTAG
- a CDS encoding ABC transporter permease: protein MNGFMKRYMRNYGAVAGLVIVALVVLVALCAPLLYEESPWMMVASPLIPPFTDSAYPFGTDMLGRDITAGLVWGARVSLMVGLLSAGVALLFGIAIGAIAGYCGGRIDDALMRFTEFFQTIPQLAMAVVLVAVVGPSVYSIMGAIALVSWPPAARLVRSEFMTLKQREFVQAAIVIGQTPGRIVCTQILPNAMSPIIVSASFMVATAILTESSLSFLGLGDRNLMSWGFMIGAARTMIREAWWMSVWPGVAILLTVLAINLIGEGLNDALNPQLRKRGE, encoded by the coding sequence ATGAATGGATTCATGAAACGCTATATGCGCAACTACGGCGCGGTCGCCGGGCTGGTGATCGTGGCGCTGGTGGTGCTGGTGGCCCTGTGCGCGCCCCTGCTGTATGAAGAATCGCCGTGGATGATGGTGGCCAGCCCGCTGATCCCGCCCTTCACCGACTCGGCCTACCCATTCGGCACCGACATGCTCGGCCGCGACATCACCGCGGGCCTGGTATGGGGCGCGCGCGTCTCGCTCATGGTGGGGCTGCTGTCGGCGGGCGTGGCGCTGCTGTTCGGCATCGCCATCGGCGCCATCGCCGGCTATTGCGGCGGGCGCATCGACGATGCCCTGATGCGCTTTACCGAGTTCTTCCAGACCATTCCGCAACTGGCCATGGCGGTCGTGCTGGTGGCCGTGGTGGGCCCGTCGGTGTATTCGATCATGGGCGCCATCGCCCTGGTGTCGTGGCCGCCGGCCGCGCGCCTGGTCCGCTCCGAGTTCATGACGCTCAAACAGCGCGAGTTCGTGCAGGCCGCCATCGTGATCGGGCAGACGCCCGGGCGCATCGTCTGCACCCAGATCCTGCCCAACGCCATGTCGCCCATCATCGTGTCGGCCTCGTTCATGGTCGCCACCGCGATCCTGACCGAATCGTCGCTGTCGTTCCTGGGCCTGGGCGACCGCAACCTGATGAGCTGGGGCTTCATGATCGGCGCGGCGCGCACCATGATCCGCGAGGCCTGGTGGATGAGCGTGTGGCCCGGGGTGGCCATCCTGCTGACCGTGCTGGCCATCAACCTGATCGGCGAAGGTCTGAACGACGCCCTCAATCCTCAACTGCGCAAGCGCGGCGAATAG
- a CDS encoding ABC transporter permease has translation MHRMKFLSFFASRLGKALVVVLGVVIINFFLIRMAPGDPAAVLAGQAGAGDAAYVEQLRTQFGLDKPVLTQLGIYLKGVLQFDLGFSYRNHVPVLDLIVERLPATFLLMSAAFLFSVILGVLLGVVAARARYANKRRWIDSSVMTGALLLYATPLFWLSLMGILLFSVMLGWLPAFGMETVGSNLTGWARVQDIALHLILPTVTLGCFFMAVYVRLTRASMLEVIGMDFVKTARAKGVSANRVIRAHVLRNALLPVITFAGIQLGQMAGGAVLTETVFAWPGIGRLMFDALLQRDYQLLLGIFLVTSIMVVVFNLITDVIYRLIDPRIAAGGTQGAAA, from the coding sequence ATGCATCGCATGAAATTCCTGTCTTTCTTCGCCTCGCGCCTGGGCAAGGCCCTGGTGGTCGTGCTGGGCGTGGTGATCATCAACTTCTTCCTCATCCGCATGGCGCCGGGCGACCCCGCCGCCGTGCTGGCCGGCCAGGCCGGCGCCGGCGACGCGGCCTATGTCGAGCAACTGCGCACCCAGTTCGGCCTGGACAAGCCCGTGCTGACGCAGCTGGGCATCTACCTGAAAGGCGTGCTGCAGTTCGACCTGGGGTTTTCCTACCGCAATCACGTGCCGGTGCTGGACCTGATCGTCGAGCGCCTGCCTGCCACCTTCCTGCTGATGTCCGCGGCGTTCCTGTTCTCGGTCATCCTGGGCGTGCTGCTGGGCGTGGTCGCCGCGCGCGCGCGCTACGCCAACAAGCGCCGCTGGATCGACAGCAGCGTCATGACCGGCGCGCTGCTGCTGTACGCCACGCCGCTGTTCTGGCTGTCGCTGATGGGCATCCTGCTGTTTTCCGTGATGCTGGGCTGGCTGCCGGCCTTCGGCATGGAGACCGTGGGCAGCAACCTGACCGGCTGGGCCCGCGTGCAGGACATCGCCTTGCACCTGATCCTGCCCACCGTGACGCTGGGCTGCTTCTTCATGGCGGTCTACGTGCGCCTGACGCGCGCCTCGATGCTGGAAGTGATCGGCATGGACTTCGTCAAGACCGCGCGCGCCAAGGGCGTCAGCGCCAACCGCGTCATCCGCGCCCACGTGCTGCGCAACGCCCTGCTGCCGGTCATCACCTTCGCCGGCATCCAGCTCGGCCAGATGGCCGGCGGCGCGGTCCTGACCGAGACCGTGTTCGCCTGGCCCGGAATCGGCCGGCTCATGTTCGACGCGCTCCTGCAGCGCGACTACCAGCTGCTGCTGGGCATCTTCCTGGTGACCTCCATCATGGTCGTGGTTTTCAACCTGATCACCGACGTGATCTACCGCCTGATCGATCCGCGCATCGCCGCCGGCGGCACGCAAGGAGCCGCCGCATGA
- a CDS encoding ABC transporter substrate-binding protein — translation MKLTQLFKLSAAAFTLAAALPLTNAHAQTRDGTLNLIVQPEPPILIPALNQQGPTQFITGKIYESLLTYSFYLKPQPGLAKSWEAAPDGLSYTFHLQEGVKWHDGKPFTADDVVFSLSDLLPKTHARARVILGKFLDKVEKVDDHTVVVRLKSAFPAFMLMFEPGFAPMMPKHIYAGTDYATNPANQKPIGTGPFKFKEWKRGEYVKLERNPDYWKEGKPYLDELVFNVIPDSASRAVAFERGSIDALRGGDVDNVDVKRLRGLPDVQYTTQGWEMFSPQAYLIFNMRKPPFDNIKVRQAVMHAFNRKLVVDNIFFGLGKISTSPFVPTEMFFDKNIPAIPFDMKKARALIKESGINPGDYTIRQLSFPYGATWDRLGEYTKQALEQLGFKVNVESTDAGGWASRTGNWDFDLTTTYSYQYGDPALGVQRLYVTSNIVKGSPFANVQGYSNPESDKLWEQAAAEVDPAKRQELYNKIQAILVAEVANGFLVDMEFPTLYRSKVKNMVKTAIGMNETFDDVYIEK, via the coding sequence GTGAAACTCACACAACTCTTCAAACTGTCCGCAGCCGCCTTTACCCTGGCGGCGGCCCTTCCGCTGACGAACGCGCATGCCCAGACCCGGGACGGCACGCTCAACCTGATCGTGCAGCCCGAGCCGCCGATCCTGATCCCCGCGCTCAACCAGCAAGGGCCGACCCAGTTCATCACCGGCAAGATCTATGAAAGCCTGCTGACCTATTCGTTCTATCTCAAGCCGCAACCCGGCCTGGCCAAGTCCTGGGAAGCCGCGCCCGACGGCCTGAGCTACACCTTCCATCTGCAGGAAGGCGTCAAGTGGCACGATGGCAAGCCGTTCACGGCCGACGACGTCGTCTTCTCGCTGTCCGACCTGCTGCCCAAGACCCACGCCCGGGCGCGCGTGATCCTGGGCAAATTCCTCGACAAGGTCGAAAAGGTCGACGACCACACGGTCGTGGTGCGCCTGAAGTCGGCCTTTCCCGCCTTCATGCTGATGTTCGAGCCGGGCTTCGCGCCCATGATGCCCAAGCACATCTACGCGGGCACCGACTACGCCACCAACCCGGCCAACCAGAAACCCATCGGCACCGGCCCCTTCAAGTTCAAGGAATGGAAGCGCGGCGAATACGTCAAGCTGGAGCGCAATCCCGACTACTGGAAGGAAGGCAAGCCCTACCTGGACGAGCTGGTCTTCAACGTGATCCCGGACTCGGCCTCGCGCGCGGTGGCGTTCGAGCGCGGCAGCATCGACGCCCTGCGCGGCGGCGACGTGGACAACGTCGACGTCAAGCGCCTGCGCGGGCTGCCCGACGTGCAATACACCACCCAGGGCTGGGAGATGTTCTCGCCGCAGGCCTACCTCATCTTCAACATGCGCAAGCCGCCCTTCGACAACATCAAGGTGCGGCAGGCAGTGATGCACGCGTTCAACCGCAAGCTGGTGGTCGACAACATCTTCTTCGGCCTGGGCAAGATCTCGACCAGCCCGTTCGTGCCCACCGAGATGTTCTTCGACAAGAACATCCCGGCCATCCCGTTCGACATGAAGAAGGCGCGCGCGCTGATCAAGGAGTCCGGGATCAACCCGGGAGACTACACCATCCGCCAGCTCAGCTTCCCCTACGGCGCGACCTGGGACCGCCTGGGCGAATACACCAAGCAGGCGCTGGAACAGCTGGGCTTCAAGGTCAATGTCGAATCGACCGACGCCGGCGGCTGGGCCAGCCGCACCGGCAACTGGGACTTCGACCTGACCACCACCTACAGCTACCAGTACGGCGATCCGGCGCTGGGCGTGCAGCGTCTGTACGTGACGTCCAACATCGTCAAGGGCTCGCCCTTCGCCAACGTGCAGGGCTACAGCAACCCCGAGTCCGACAAGCTGTGGGAACAGGCCGCGGCCGAGGTCGATCCGGCCAAGCGGCAGGAACTCTACAACAAGATCCAGGCCATCCTGGTCGCCGAGGTGGCCAACGGCTTCCTGGTCGACATGGAGTTCCCGACGCTGTATCGCAGCAAGGTCAAGAATATGGTCAAGACCGCCATCGGCATGAACGAGACCTTCGACGACGTGTACATCGAGAAATGA
- a CDS encoding PLP-dependent aminotransferase family protein, producing the protein MRELILSECLLQRLERRGATPLSRQIYDLLRDLILAGDLPAGTKLPATRALAVDTGLSRNTVLHAYDQLLAEGYLVSAFGSGTFVSDTVPATPEPPAPPEVEAAAQHFALSRRGTKLVREASASDRQWGAFVAGVPDVSLFPRAVWQRLQSRRWRQAPPELLTYAYGAGYMPLRRALAEHLRLSRSVKCDADQIVVTSGIHQAVSVLARLLGDNGNTAWMENPGYWGARSTLMACGITPVAVAVDDEGMAPSAQQLQDPPRFIFVTPSHQYPLGMVMSLARRRMLLDYAHKRGAWIVEDDYDSEFRFDGRPIASLQGLDQHDRVLYLGTFSKTLFPGIRLAYMVLPKPLAGHVATGLSELYREGRLMDQAVLADFIEGGHYATHIRRVKQRYAARQALLREAVTRAFGADWPISTHEAGLHLVMRLPDGTDDLGISIAARTLGLHARPLSRYYASEQDARPGLLLGYACVPEEEIEPAFERLVQVITPALEHVERQQRRPVYSDKLNAEAWSGA; encoded by the coding sequence TTGAGAGAGCTCATTCTGTCGGAGTGCCTGCTGCAGCGGCTGGAACGCCGCGGCGCCACGCCGCTGTCCAGGCAGATCTACGATTTGCTGCGCGACCTGATCCTGGCCGGCGACCTGCCCGCGGGCACCAAGCTGCCCGCGACCCGGGCGCTGGCGGTCGACACAGGGTTATCCCGCAATACCGTGCTGCACGCCTACGACCAGTTGCTGGCCGAGGGGTACCTCGTGTCGGCCTTCGGAAGTGGTACCTTCGTCTCCGATACCGTGCCGGCCACGCCGGAGCCGCCGGCGCCGCCCGAGGTCGAGGCCGCGGCGCAGCACTTCGCGCTGTCGCGCCGCGGCACCAAGCTGGTGCGCGAAGCCTCGGCGTCCGACCGGCAATGGGGCGCCTTCGTGGCCGGCGTGCCCGACGTTTCGCTGTTTCCGCGCGCGGTGTGGCAGCGCCTGCAGAGCCGGCGCTGGCGCCAGGCCCCGCCCGAACTGCTGACCTATGCGTACGGGGCCGGCTATATGCCCCTGCGCCGCGCGCTGGCCGAGCATCTGCGCCTGTCGCGCTCGGTCAAGTGCGATGCCGACCAGATCGTCGTGACCAGCGGCATCCACCAGGCCGTCAGCGTGCTGGCGCGCCTGCTGGGCGACAACGGCAACACCGCCTGGATGGAGAACCCCGGCTATTGGGGCGCGCGTTCGACGCTGATGGCCTGCGGCATCACGCCGGTGGCGGTCGCGGTGGACGACGAGGGCATGGCGCCCAGCGCGCAGCAATTGCAGGATCCGCCGCGCTTCATCTTCGTGACGCCGTCGCACCAGTATCCGCTGGGCATGGTGATGAGCCTGGCGCGGCGCCGCATGCTGCTGGACTACGCGCACAAGCGCGGCGCCTGGATCGTCGAGGACGACTACGACAGCGAGTTCCGCTTCGACGGACGCCCCATCGCCTCGCTGCAGGGGCTGGACCAGCACGACCGGGTGCTGTACCTGGGCACCTTCTCCAAGACGCTGTTTCCCGGCATCCGCCTGGCCTACATGGTGCTGCCCAAGCCGCTGGCCGGCCACGTCGCGACCGGGCTGTCGGAGCTGTATCGCGAAGGGCGCCTGATGGACCAGGCCGTGCTGGCCGATTTCATCGAAGGCGGCCATTACGCCACCCATATCCGCCGCGTCAAGCAACGCTATGCGGCGCGCCAGGCGCTGTTGCGCGAGGCGGTCACGCGGGCCTTCGGCGCCGACTGGCCGATTTCCACCCACGAGGCGGGCCTGCACCTGGTGATGCGCCTGCCCGACGGCACCGACGACCTGGGCATTTCCATCGCCGCGCGCACGCTGGGGCTGCACGCGCGGCCGCTGTCGCGCTACTACGCCAGCGAGCAGGACGCCCGTCCGGGGCTGCTGCTCGGCTATGCCTGCGTGCCCGAGGAAGAGATCGAACCGGCCTTCGAGCGCCTGGTGCAGGTCATCACGCCGGCATTGGAGCACGTCGAGCGCCAGCAGCGCCGGCCGGTCTACAGCGACAAACTGAACGCCGAGGCCTGGAGCGGCGCCTGA
- a CDS encoding tartrate dehydrogenase: protein MAAKHRIAVIAGDGIGKEVMPEGLRVLEAAATRFGIDFQWDHFDWSCDYYARHGKMMPDDWAAQIGGHEAIFFGAIGWPDAVPDHEALWGSLFRFRRDFDQYINLRPVRLMPGVPTPLANRKPGDIDFFIVRENTEGEYSNSGGRLFAGTEREVVIQESVFTRVGADRVLKFAFELARKRGKHLTAATKSNGISISMPWWDERVAEMAASYPDVRWDKYHIDILCAHFVQHPDWFDVVVASNLFGDILSDLGPACTGTIGIAPSANLNPERKFPSLFEPVHGSAPDIYGKGIANPIGQIWSGALMLDFLGYPQAAAAVVAAIEQVLVDGPRTPDMQGKATTTEVGSAIAALVAAG from the coding sequence GTGGCAGCAAAACACAGGATCGCCGTCATCGCCGGCGACGGCATCGGCAAGGAAGTCATGCCCGAGGGGCTGCGCGTGCTGGAGGCGGCCGCCACGCGTTTCGGCATCGATTTCCAGTGGGACCATTTCGACTGGAGCTGCGATTACTACGCGCGCCACGGCAAGATGATGCCCGATGACTGGGCCGCGCAGATCGGCGGCCACGAGGCGATCTTCTTCGGCGCCATCGGCTGGCCCGACGCCGTGCCCGACCACGAGGCGCTGTGGGGGTCGCTGTTTCGCTTTCGCCGCGATTTCGACCAGTACATCAACCTGCGTCCGGTCAGGCTGATGCCGGGCGTGCCCACGCCGCTGGCCAACCGCAAGCCGGGCGACATCGATTTCTTCATCGTGCGCGAGAATACCGAGGGCGAGTATTCCAACAGCGGCGGGCGGCTGTTCGCCGGCACCGAGCGCGAAGTCGTGATCCAGGAAAGCGTGTTCACGCGCGTGGGCGCCGACCGCGTGCTGAAGTTCGCGTTCGAACTGGCGCGCAAGCGCGGCAAGCACCTGACCGCGGCCACCAAGTCCAACGGCATTTCGATCTCCATGCCGTGGTGGGACGAACGGGTGGCCGAGATGGCCGCATCCTATCCGGACGTGCGCTGGGACAAGTACCACATCGACATCCTGTGCGCGCACTTCGTGCAGCACCCGGATTGGTTCGATGTGGTGGTGGCGTCCAACCTGTTCGGCGACATTCTTTCCGACCTGGGGCCGGCCTGCACCGGCACCATCGGCATCGCGCCGTCGGCCAACCTCAACCCGGAACGCAAGTTTCCCTCGCTGTTCGAGCCGGTGCACGGGTCGGCGCCCGACATCTACGGCAAGGGCATCGCCAACCCGATCGGGCAGATCTGGAGCGGCGCGCTGATGCTGGATTTCCTCGGCTATCCGCAAGCCGCGGCGGCGGTGGTCGCGGCCATCGAGCAGGTGCTGGTCGACGGGCCGCGCACGCCGGACATGCAGGGCAAGGCCACCACGACCGAAGTGGGTTCGGCCATCGCCGCGCTGGTGGCCGCCGGCTGA